One Manihot esculenta cultivar AM560-2 chromosome 18, M.esculenta_v8, whole genome shotgun sequence genomic window carries:
- the LOC110606524 gene encoding ABSCISIC ACID-INSENSITIVE 5-like protein 3: MVSPNRAQEDQFPTMARQGSLYNLTFDQLGNVGKPLHSMKLDELFKNVISVEEGHLQQNANASSSSSSSSSSSSASASASAPLFLGNFDLNGRLTEKTADEEVWKNIVHQEHVNASENQSRIQQQLGETTLEDFLVRTGMINIGNQNAMLNPQPIMGIDPMGVVSQQADWLQLQMAAVQRQQQQQQITVLDSNFHVSEPSVFENPVVEVGYSKNQLGMAVSATSSESQAAAEKKRRYSDEMMEKTIERRQKRMIKNRESAARSRARKQAYTNKLEHEVFRLRKTNTWLKKMKEVEMLLSNNQTPLPRYQLRRTSSATF, translated from the exons ATGGTGTCACCAAATAGAGCTCAAGAGGACCAGTTTCCTACCATGGCCAGACAAGGATCCTTATACAATCTCACCTTTGATCAGCTGGGAAATGTAGGAAAGCCTTTGCATTCTATGAAGTTAGATGAGTTATTCAAAAATGTGATTTCTGTTGAAGAAGGTCACTTGCAGCAAAATGCTAacgcttcttcttcttcttcttcctcctcttcctcctcttcaGCTTCAGCTTCAGCTTCCGCTCCTTTGTTTCTCGGGAATTTCGACTTGAATGGAAGATTAACTGAGAAAACTGCGGATGAAGAGGTCTGGAAAAACATTGTCCATCAAGAACATGTCAATGCCTCTGAAAACCAATCAAGAATTCAGCAACAGCTTGGAGAAACTACACTTGAAGATTTCCTGGTTCGCACTGGAATGATCAATATAGGGAATCAAAATGCAATGCTTAATCCTCAGCCAATTATGGGTATTGATCCAATGGGTGTGGTGTCACAGCAGGCAGATTGGCTGCAGCTTCAAATGGCAGCTGTGCAGAGACAGCAACAACAGCAGCAGATAACAGTATTGGATTCGAATTTTCATGTATCAGAACCATCAGTTTTTGAGAACCCAGTTGTTGAAGTTGGATACTCAAAGAACCAACTGGGCATGGCCGTGTCAGCTACATCTTCAGAGTCTCAGGCCGCTGCTGAAAAAAAACGAAGATATTCTGATGAAATGATGGAGAAGACCATTGAAAGGAGGCAGAAGAGGATGATCAAGAATCGTGAGTCTGCTGCAAGGTCAAGAGCAAGGAagcag GCTTATACCAACAAATTGGAGCATGAAGTGTTTcgcttgaggaaaacaaatacctGGCTCAAAAAGATGAAG GAAGTGGAGATGCTTCTATCCAATAATCAAACCCCTTTACCCAGATACCAACTTCGGCGAACCAGTTCAGCAACTTTCTAG
- the LOC110606621 gene encoding transcription factor TGA3 yields the protein MSSSSTQLSALRGMGIYEPFHHLSSWGDPFRGDGSLNIDSSAIVQVDAGLNNKTEYVSQDSMEPSRSDQEGNKPADKVLRRLAQNREAARRSRLRKKAYVQQLESSQLKLVQLEQELERARQQGVYISSAPDSSHSGLPGALNSGITTFEIEYGHWIEEHHKQISELRNALQARITDIELRILVENGLNHYNNLFRMKADAANADVFYLISGKWRTSVERFFQWIGGFRPSELLNVLMSQLEPLTDQQLVDVCNLRQSSQQAEDALSQGIDKLQQTLAQSIAADITSGGSYAAQMAAAVEKLEALEGFVNQADHLRQQTLQQMSRILTTRQAARGLLALGEYFHRLRALSSLWAARPREPT from the exons ATGAGCTCTTCATCCACTCAACTTTCTGCCTTGAGAGGAATGGGTATTTATGAGCCATTCCACCATCTTAGCTCTTGGGGAGACCCCTTCAGAGGTGATGGTAGTCTAAATATCGATTCATCCGCAATCGTGCAGGTCGATGCTGGCTTGAACAACAAG ACTGAATATGTTTCTCAGGATTCAATGGAACCTTCCAGAAGTGATCAAGAAGGAAACAAACCAGCTGATAAG GTACTGAGACGTTTGGCACAAAATCGTGAAGCTGCTCGCAGAAGCCGTTTGCGTAAAAAG GCCTATGTTCAACAACTAGAATCTAGCCAGTTGAAGTTGGTGCAGTTGGAGCAGGAACTTGAGCGAGCTAGGCAACAG GGTGTATACATAAGCAGTGCACCAGATTCTAGTCATTCAGGATTACCTGGAGCTCTAAATTCAG GAATCACTACATTTGAGATAGAATATGGACATTGGATTGAAGAGCATCATAAACAGATTTCTGAACTTCGAAACGCATTGCAAGCTCGTATCACTGACATAGAGCTTCGGATACTTGTAGAAAATGGTTTGAACCACTACAACAACCTTTTCCGCATGAAAGCAGATGCTGCAAACGCTGATGTCTTCTATTTGATTTCTGGCAAATGGAGAACATCAGTAGAACGTTTTTTTCAATGGATCGGAGGATTCCGCCCATCAGAGCTCCTCAAT GTTCTCATGTCACAACTTGAGCCCTTGACTGATCAGCAACTTGTAGATGTTTGTAACCTTCGACAATCTTCTCAGCAAGCTGAAGATGCTCTCTCACAAGGAATTGATAAACTCCAGCAGACCCTGGCCCAGAGCATAGCTGCAGATATAACAAGTGGTGGAAGTTATGCGGCTCAGATGGCTGCTGCAGTAGAGAAGTTGGAAGCGCTGGAGGGCTTTGTAAACCAG GCAGATCACCTTCGACAGCAAACTTTGCAACAAATGTCTAGGATCCTAACGACTCGGCAGGCAGCTCGAGGTTTACTTGCCCTGGGAGAATATTTTCACCGTCTCCGTGCTCTAAGTTCTCTATGGGCTGCTCGTCCTCGTGAACCTACCTAA
- the LOC110606144 gene encoding uncharacterized protein LOC110606144: MEEALTDKTVTISPASANLEQDDVDVQKHDHTQLSEETKSLDCSKSDSKLDKDDGKYQAGENSESNSVLEFKCRGDKTGDIIKHDDLSKMDESRDLESKYHCGKLNNDIQQVGLRQGKNLESKPEKGTELTMGENLAKEESDPVFDGVEVRRMEANTSASFRSLGADPKSEGSVWPEKARALRKLVKAKSVVAVTSFIRALSGRRTEFGQFPVDEGKEAPDSVKDTEPTETSQKPLDRSAWNPLKYIMSSRDVDPDNKTEQGVGVIEEPPEPIIMKGKIILYTRLGCQNCKEVRLFLYNKMLRYVEINIDVYPSRKLELEKFTGSCAVPKVFFNEIVIGGLSELKGLDESGELEDKIDYLINEAPTFEAPLPPLSGEDDVSSSGSIDELALIVRKMKESIVVKDRFYKMRRFCNCFLGSEAIDFLSETQYLEREEAIEFARKLASKLFFRHVLDENLFEDGNHLYWFLDGDPIVSSQCYNIPRGIIEAKPKSIIEIASRLRFLSCAIFEAYTSEDGKHVDYRTIHGSEEFARYLRIIEELQRIGFQDIRREQRLSFFINLYNMMAIHAILVLGHPDGALERRRLFGDFKYVIGGCTYSLLEIQNGILRANQRAPYNLMKPFAVNDKRSKAALPYPEPLIHFALVSGTRSGPALRCYSPANIDKELMDSARSFLRGGGLTIDVDAKVAYVSKILKWFSVDFGKNEAEILKHASNYLEPADSEALLELLASGQLKVVYQLYDWGLNL, from the exons ATGGAGGAGGCATTAACAGATAAAACCGTAACAATATCTCCAGCTTCTGCAAATTTGGAGCAAGATGATGTTGATGTTCAGAAACATGATCATACTCAACTATCAGAGGAGACAAAATCTCTAGATTGCAGTAAGAGTGATTCAAAATTAGACAAAGATGATGGGAAGTATCAAGCTGGTGAAAATAGTGAAAGTAATAGCGTCTTGGAATTCAAATGTCGAGGAGATAAGACAGGGGATATTATTAAACATGATGACTTGAGCAAGATGGATGAGAGTAGAGACTTGGAGTCTAAATATCATTGTGGAAAGTTAAATAATGATATTCAGCAAGTCGGCCTGCGTCAGGGTAAGAATTTGGAGTCTAAACCTGAAAAAGGAACAGAACTAACCATGGGGGAAAATCTTGCCAAGGAAGAGTCGGATCCTGTTTTTGATGGAGTAGAGGTTCGTAGGATGGAAGCCAATACGAGTGCATCTTTCCGTTCTTTGGGTGCTGATCCTAAATCTGAGGGATCTGTGTGGCCTGAGAAAGCCAGGGCTCTTAGAAAGCTTGTCAAGGCTAAAAGTGTAGTTGCTGTCACAAGTTTTATTCGTGCCCTCTCTGGGAGAAGAACTGAATTTGGGCAGTTTCCTGTTGATGAAGGCAAGGAAGCTCCAGATTCAGTTAAAGATACAGAACCTACAGAAACTTCTCAAAAACCATTAGATAGATCTGCATGGAATCCTCTAAAATATATTATGAGTTCTCGCGATGTTGATCCAGACAACAAAACTGAGCAGGGGGTGGGAGTCATTGAAGAACCACCAGAACCTATAATCATGAAAGGGAAAATTATACTTTATACGAGGTTAGGGTGTCAAAATTGTAAAGAGGTCAGATTATTCTTGTATAATAAGATGCTTAGGTATGTTGAGATTAACATTGATGTATACCCTAGTAGAAAGCTGGAGTTAGAAAAGTTTACGGGGTCTTGTGCAGTTCCTAAAGTATTCTTTAATGAGATTGTGATTGGAGGGTTGAGTGAGCTCAAGGGTTTGGATGAATCTGGCGAGCTTGAAGATAAAATTGATTATTTGATCAACGAAGCACCAACATTTGAGGCTCCTCTGCCGCCACTTTCTGGTGAAGATGATGTTTCCAGTAGCGGGTCCATTGATGAATTAGCTCTTATTGTTCGAAAAATGAAAGAATCTATAGTGGTTAAGGACCGATTCTATAAGATGCGGAGGTTCTGCAACTGCTTTTTAGGTTCAGAGGCTATCGATTTCTTATCAGAAACCCAGTACTTGGAGAGGGAAGAG GCTATTGAATTTGCACGAAAGCTTGCTAGCAAGCTTTTCTTTCGACATGTTCTTGA CGAGAATTTATTCGAGGACGGAAACCATTTATACTGGTTCTTGGATGGCGATCCTATTGTGTCATCACAATGTTATAACATTCCTAGGGGTATAATTGAGGCAAAGCCAAAGTCCATAATTGAAATTGCATCAAGGTTGAGATTTTTGTCTTGTGCAATTTTTGAAGCCTACACATCAGAGGATGGAAAGCATGTTGACTACAGAACTATTCATGGGAGTGAGGAATTTGCAAG GTATTTGAGGATAATTGAAGAGCTCCAAAGGATAGGATTTCAAGATATACGAAGGGAACAAAGGCTTTCTTTCTTCATAAATCTATACAATATGATGGCCATACATGCAATATTAGTTTTGGGCCATCCAGATGGAGCACTGGAACGAAGGAGGTTGTTTGGAGACTTTAAGTATGTAATTGGTGGGTGTACATACTCACTTTTAGAAATTCAGAATGGCATTTTGAGGGCCAACCAGCGTGCGCCATACAATCTCATGAAACCATTTGCTGTGAACGATAAGCGTTCCAAG GCAGCTCTTCCCTATCCAGAGCCACTGATTCACTTTGCGCTCGTTTCTGGTACTCGATCTGGACCTGCACTTCGATGCTATTCACCAGCAAACATTGATAAGGAATTGATGGATTCAGCCCGTAGTTTCTTAAGAGGTGGAGGATTAACAATAGATGTGGATGCCAAGGTTGCATATGTTAGTAAGATCCTCAAATG GTTTAGTGTGGATTTTGGTAAGAATGAGGCAGAGATACtgaaacatgcatcaaactACCTGGAGCCTGCCGACTCAGAAGCTTTGCTGGAGTTGCTTGCCAGTGGTCAATTAAAGGTGGTATACCAACTTTATGATTGGGGTTTGAATCTGtag
- the LOC110606620 gene encoding ER-phagy receptor 1 produces MSNLRTICRPHTVITSFMCCRHQARSRVRVSFRNPDFKPPSSSPSLFSPWLLGNEPWFRVNQRRTAVRASSWTDQKSPYETLELERGADEEQIKVAYRRLAKFYHPDVYDGRGTLEEGETAEARFIKIQAAYELLMDDEKRRPYDMDHRVNPMKASQAWMEWLMKKRKAFDQRGDMAIAAWAEQQQREMNLRARRLSRSKVDPEEERRILAREKKASAEYFTNTMRRHTLVLKKRDLMRKKAEEEKKKVINQLLAAEGLELDTDDDGDDAL; encoded by the exons ATGAGCAATTTGAGAACAATCTGTAGGCCGCATACTGTGATCACATCCTTCATGTGTTGTAGGCACCAAGCTCGATCCAGAGTTAGGGTTTCATTTCGGAACCCTGACTTTAAGCCTCCGTCATCGTCGCCGTCTCTTTTCTCCCCTTGGCTCCTTGGAAATGAGCCCTGGTTTCGTGTTAACCAGAGGAGAACTGCTGTTAGGGCTTCCAGTTGGACCGATCAGAAATCTCCATATGAAACTCTTG AGTTGGAAAGGGGTGCGGATGAAGAGCAAATTAAGGTTGCTTACAGACGCTTGGCCAAATTTTATCATCCAGATG TCTATGATGGTAGAGGGACTCTTGAGGAAGGAGAAACAGCTGAAGCTAGATTCATCAAGATTCAGGCTGCATATGAGCTGCTCATGGATGACGAGAAACGGAGGCCATATGATATGGATCACAGGGTCAATCCAATGAAG GCATCACAAGCATGGATGGAGTGGCTTATGAAAAAGAGAAAAGCTTTTGATCAACGGGGCGATATGGCCATTGCAGCGTGGGCTGAGCAACAGCAACGTGAGATGAATCTTCGTGCACGCCGTCTTTCTCGTTCAAAG GTCGACCCAGAAGAAGAGAGGAGAATCTTAGCAAGAGAGAAAAAAGCGTCTGCAGAGTATTTTACCAATACTATGAGGCGGCATACACTTGTGTTAAAAAAGAGGGACTTGATGCGTAAGAAAGCagaggaagagaagaaaaaggtTATCAATCAGCTTTTGGCTGCAGAAGGCCTTGAGCTGGACACAGATGACGATGGCGATGATGCTCTATAG
- the LOC110606525 gene encoding lysine histidine transporter 1 has protein sequence MVGAGVLGLPYAMSQLGWGPGAVVMVLSWIITLYTLWQMVEMHEMVPGKRFDRYHELGQHAFGEKLGLWLIVPQQLMVEVGINIVYMVTGGKSLKKFHDTICQDCKDIKTTYFIMIFASVHFFLSHLSSFNSIAGVSLAAAAMSLSYSTIGWVASLDKGVQPDVQYTPRASTCTGEIFNFFSALGDVAFAFAGHNVVLEIQATIPSTPEKPSKKPMWKGVIVAYVVVALCYFPVAFIGYWVFGNKVEDNVLISLQKPRWLVAVANMFVVIHVIGSYQVFAMPVFDMLEAFLVLKMKFKPSLILRFITRTLYVALTMFLAMSFPFFGGLLSFFGGFAFAPTTYYLPCIIWLVLYKPKKFSLSWLANWVCIIIGVLLMVLAPIGALRQIILEAKDFKFYS, from the exons ATGGTTGGAGCTGGGGTCTTGGGCCTTCCATATGCCATGTCTCAGCTTGGATG GGGTCCTGGTGCGGTTGTAATGGTGCTATCATGGATCATTACACTGTATACTCTATGGCAAATGGTGGAGATGCATGAAATGGTGCCTGGAAAGAGGTTTGACAGATACCATGAATTAGGGCAGCATGCCTTCGGTGAAAAACTTGGTCTTTGGTTGATTGTACCACAGCAACTGATGGTAGAAGTAGGAATAAATATAGTGTATATGGTCACAGGAGGAAAATCATTGAAGAAGTTCCATGACACTATTTGTCAAGATTGCAAAGATATCAAAACCACCTACTTTATTATGATATTTGCCTCAGTTCACTTCTTTCTCTCCCATCTTTCAAGCTTTAATTCCATCGCTGGAGTCTCTCTTGCAGCAGCTGCTATGTCCTTGAG TTACTCAACCATTGGCTGGGTAGCTTCCTTGGACAAAGGGGTTCAGCCAGATGTGCAGTATACGCCCAGGGCTTCAACTTGTACAGGAGAAATATTCAACTTCTTCAGTGCATTGGGGGATGTGGCCTTTGCCTTCGCAGGGCACAATGTGGTGTTGGAGATCCAGGCAACAATCCCCTCCACACCTGAAAAGCCTTCGAAGAAACCCATGTGGAAAGGTGTGATTGTTGCTTATGTTGTTGTTGCTCTCTGTTACTTCCCAGTAGCATTCATAGGTTACTGGGTTTTTGGAAACAAAGTTGAGGACAATGTCCTCATCTCTCTACAGAAGCCTCGTTGGCTTGTTGCTGTTGCTAATATGTTCGTAGTTATTCATGTCATTGGAAGTTATCAG GTTTTCGCCATGCCAGTTTTTGACATGTTGGAAGCTTTTTTAGTCCTGAAGATGAAATTCAAGCCAAGTTTAATTCTTCGGTTTATAACTCGAACTCTATACGTTG CATTGACAATGTTCCTGGCAATGTCTTTCCCATTCTTTGGTGGGCTTCTGAGTTTCTTTGGAGGATTTGCTTTTGCTCCTACAACATACTAT CTTCCTTGCATCATATGGCTTGTCTTATACAAACCCAAGAAATTTAGCTTGTCTTGGTTGGCGAATTGG GTCTGCATTATAATTGGTGTGCTGTTGATGGTTTTAGCACCTATTGGTGCTCTAAGGCAGATTATACTTGAAGCCAAAGACTTCAAATTTTACTCTTGA